The Cryptococcus gattii WM276 chromosome D, complete sequence region AATATAAATGGGTCCGTTGATGTGGGCCTGAGCGCATCATTTTTGTGGTAAGATTAATTGCGGTTAATGACACCCTTTTTGATGGCCGATTGTAGCTGCAGGCCAGCCATGCTCTGGAATCTTTCATTATTCGGGCGGGGAAATGGTGCGTTGTAGCGGCCAGTACATATACACAGGAATGGACATgaggaaaaaaaggggaGTCGAGAAGTGGGAGTATGCAGCGCGGCTGGCGTAAGCCAAAAGTCTGTTAACCATCTTGCTGCATGTCGTACGTCCAGCGTCGACGACCCTTCTGGAACCGTCCCTGATTCCCACTCATTCGGTAGCCGTTTCATCCATTTATAAAAGCCTTGGACGGGTAGTTACAAGTTCAGCATTGCAATGCAACTAATACTTGGGTGTACATGCCAAAAACAAATGCGTACATGGAGATGCAAATTGACTATTAGGACTGATTTATGTGGTACAACAAGACCCACTTCGGTCTACTGTTTCAACCCAAACCCGCTCACCCAATGGCTAATCGAtccctccccctcccctgccgccgccgccgctTGCCTCTCCCTGTTCAACGCTTCCACTCTCTCAGTCCTCGCCTTCTCTACATTATCCGCTAGGACAGCAACAAGCCTCTCCATCCCGAGACCGTACCTCCCACTGAGGATGATGACCTCACCACCTCCATGTGCATTCACAAACGCCTTTACATCCTCCACCCGcttcttgccttcttcttcaggTACGCCGTCGGCCTTATTCAACACCACCACGGCCGCGCGCTCGCTCAACCCGGGTTTATAAGCTTCAAGCTCTTCTTTCAACACTTGAAGATCTTCCACGGGAGAGGGTTTTGTCAGATCGAGGACATACGCGAGCACGGGGGAACGTTCGATTGATCGAAGAAACGAGTGACCGAGACCGACGTTTTGGGATGCCATCGGTAACAAACCGGGATTATCCGACAAGGTGAAGCGGAGTCGCTCGAGTCGCTCGAGTTTGTCTTGTCGGTTTTTAGTGCGCGATGCAGGGAATGGACTGCCCGTTTGGCGGGACAAGTCTTCCCGTTCACGTTCGATCCATGTTTCCACCACTTCCTCATGGCCTACGCCCCATGAACCGTCTTCGTATATTCTGACCACGCCGATTTGCGGGTTGAGCGTGGTGAATTGATACCCGGCAACTTCTGCACGACGTCCGGTAAGTGCACGAAGGATGGTTGATTTGCCGGCATTGGGGAAACCGACGAGCCCGACGTCGGCGAGGAGTTTGAGCTCGAATTCAAATGTGTGTGTGGGAGGCAGGGTGCCGCGCGACGCCAGTCTTGGTGATGTGAAAAACGGGTTGCCCAGTCCGCCGGCGCCACCAGAGGCTAGTAAGACGGGCTCATCAAGCGGTTCGGTAATGTCGAGGTACAGCGGAGGCGTCTGGTCAAACGACGGTGTATGTGGGATCCACCGTTTCTCACGACGTAAAAGATCTTCTGCGTCGGTatactcttcttcactgACTTCACCTTTTGTTGAGGGATGTGCAAGGAACCATCTCTGCCACCGTTTCTTCTTTTTATCCGCATCGGATAATCCCaaatcatcttcctccctctccatcctctcctcttccccttccctcTTCAGCTCACGCACGATCGTGCCAACCGGGACTTGGACAATCAAGTCTTCGCCTTTCCGCCCGTGCTTGAATGCGCCTCCGCCTGAACCTCCAGCACCGCCGATCAGACGTTTTCTTACGGTAGCAAGTGAAGTCAGTTCGGGAGAAGTGGTGACGTATACCGAACCGCCATGTGCGCCGTTACCGCcagaaggagatgatgggCCTCGAAGAGATGCCTCGAGAGCCGCCGCACCGTTCCCGCCTTTACCCCCGCGCACAGTGACTATCGCATTATCTACGAATGATGCGCCCTGACACATTATGAGCGGGGTGACGACAACAAAACAGTGACTCACGTATTGGCGCCGTTTTGCATCTGCTTTTCTCCGTCTTCTCTTGAGCTCCTCCACCACATCGTCAAAATATGGGTCTTCGACCTGATCTATATCCAGCGGCTTGACTGCATACCCTCTCGCTGCGAGTGGCCGGAGTGGGCGCAGGGACAAGCGTACGGATGCTATATGGCGCATGGTTTGTTGTACATGTACATGTTGTTCAGTAATGGGTTGGTGAATGTGCAGGGTGGAGGCGGGATAAAATGAAATAAATACGGAAAACAAATGGAAGAGTGACGGAACGGGGCTCGCGGGTCGGAGAGTGCTTGTGCCCGCTGCACCGTTGTTGGGGGCCGCCGCTGGCAACAATAAATCCACAAATCTCTCtccccccctccccctATACCACGCGCAAAACGACCATGGCTTCCAGGATCACACGCAGCATCCCCCGCGCCCTCAGGGCCCACGCCGCGCCCCTCTCCACCTCCGCCCCCGCCCCCGCCAGCGCCAGCGCAAAGCTCGTCGCCAGGAATGCCCTCCTCACCACCGCCGCACCCAAAGTCCCCAGGAGCGCATCCAGGTTCTTGGTCGGCGACGGCCAGAAGAGGGCTGCCAGCTCCGACGAAGGCGTCACTATGATGGTGCGTAGAGTCTGCTTCAGTCGGGAGTCGCTGTCGGGTGCAGTGCGTGCAAAAGTCACTGGACGCGCGGGCTGCATAGTTTTGACAGGATTTCGATAAAAGTGTCGCAATGCTGATAAcacctttttttttcggTAGACTGTCCGAGACGCTCTCAACCAGGCcatggaggaggagatgatCCGTGACGAGAGTGTCTTCGTC contains the following coding sequences:
- a CDS encoding GTPase, putative (Similar to TIGR gene model, INSD accession AAW46580.1), producing the protein MRHIASVRLSLRPLRPLAARGYAVKPLDIDQVEDPYFDDVVEELKRRRRKADAKRRQYGASFVDNAIVTVRGGKGGNGAAALEASLRGPSSPSGGNGAHGGSVYVTTSPELTSLATVRKRLIGGAGGSGGGAFKHGRKGEDLIVQVPVGTIVRELKREGEEERMEREEDDLGLSDADKKKKRWQRWFLAHPSTKGEVSEEEYTDAEDLLRREKRWIPHTPSFDQTPPLYLDITEPLDEPVLLASGGAGGLGNPFFTSPRLASRGTLPPTHTFEFELKLLADVGLVGFPNAGKSTILRALTGRRAEVAGYQFTTLNPQIGVVRIYEDGSWGVGHEEVVETWIEREREDLSRQTGSPFPASRTKNRQDKLERLERLRFTLSDNPGLLPMASQNVGLGHSFLRSIERSPVLAYVLDLTKPSPVEDLQVLKEELEAYKPGLSERAAVVVLNKADGVPEEEGKKRVEDVKAFVNAHGGGEVIILSGRYGLGMERLVAVLADNVEKARTERVEALNRERQAAAAAGEGEGSISHWVSGFGLKQ